In one window of Burkholderia cenocepacia DNA:
- a CDS encoding SDR family NAD(P)-dependent oxidoreductase, with product MIVFVTGASAGFGAAISRAFVKGGHRVVATARRKDRLDALAAELGDALLPFELDVRDRAAVEAVPAALPAEFAALDVLVNNAGLALGVEPAQKASLDEWQTMIDTNCSGLVTVTHALLPGMIARGRGHIFNLGSVAGTYPYPGGNVYGATKAFVRQFSLNLRTDLIGTPLRVTDIEPGLCGGTEFSNVRFRGDDAKAANVYQNVQPLTAEDIADTIYWIATRPAHVNINTIEMMPVAQAPAGLTIHRG from the coding sequence ATGATCGTGTTCGTCACAGGTGCGTCCGCCGGCTTCGGCGCCGCCATCTCCCGTGCCTTCGTCAAGGGCGGCCATCGCGTCGTCGCCACCGCACGCCGCAAGGATCGCCTCGATGCGCTCGCGGCCGAACTTGGCGACGCGCTGCTGCCGTTCGAGCTCGACGTGCGCGACCGCGCGGCCGTCGAAGCCGTGCCGGCCGCCCTTCCCGCCGAGTTCGCGGCGCTCGACGTGCTCGTCAACAACGCCGGCCTCGCGCTCGGCGTCGAGCCGGCCCAGAAGGCGAGCCTCGACGAGTGGCAGACCATGATCGACACGAACTGCTCGGGCCTCGTGACCGTCACGCACGCGTTGCTGCCGGGCATGATCGCGCGCGGTCGCGGCCATATCTTCAATCTGGGCTCGGTGGCCGGCACCTATCCGTATCCGGGCGGGAACGTCTACGGCGCAACCAAGGCTTTCGTCAGACAATTCAGTTTGAACCTGCGCACCGACCTGATCGGCACGCCGTTGCGCGTCACCGACATCGAACCGGGCCTGTGCGGCGGCACGGAATTCTCGAACGTCCGCTTCCGCGGCGACGATGCAAAGGCGGCGAACGTCTACCAGAACGTCCAGCCGCTCACGGCCGAGGACATCGCCGATACGATCTACTGGATCGCCACGCGCCCCGCGCACGTCAACATCAATACGATCGAAATGATGCCGGTCGCGCAAGCGCCGGCCGGCCTCACGATCCATCGCGGCTGA
- the tolQ gene encoding protein TolQ, whose product MNTVQDLSIISLVLNASVLAQAVMGLLLLLSLMSWTFIFRKWFAIRRARAQTERFEKDFWSGGDLQALYQSAANNRHTIGALERIFESGMREFLKAKEKRLSDPGLVLDGARRAMRASFQREMDVLEANLAFLASVGSVSPYIGLFGTVWGIMNSFRGLANVQQATLANVAPGIAEALVATAIGLFAAIPAVVAYNRYAHDIDRLAIRFETFIEEFSNILQRQAQ is encoded by the coding sequence ATGAATACTGTTCAAGACCTGTCGATCATTTCCCTCGTCCTCAACGCGAGCGTGCTGGCCCAGGCGGTGATGGGACTGCTGCTGCTGCTGTCGCTGATGTCGTGGACCTTCATCTTCCGCAAGTGGTTCGCGATCCGCCGCGCGCGTGCCCAGACCGAACGCTTCGAGAAGGATTTCTGGTCGGGCGGCGACCTGCAGGCGCTGTACCAGAGCGCCGCCAACAACCGCCACACGATCGGCGCACTCGAACGGATCTTCGAATCGGGGATGCGCGAATTCCTGAAGGCGAAGGAAAAACGCCTCAGCGATCCAGGCCTCGTGCTCGATGGCGCCCGCCGCGCGATGCGCGCGTCGTTCCAGCGTGAAATGGACGTGCTCGAAGCCAACCTCGCATTCCTCGCGTCGGTCGGCTCGGTCAGCCCGTACATCGGTCTGTTCGGCACGGTCTGGGGGATCATGAACTCGTTCCGCGGCCTCGCGAACGTGCAGCAGGCCACGCTCGCGAACGTCGCGCCGGGCATCGCCGAGGCACTCGTCGCCACCGCGATCGGCCTGTTCGCCGCGATTCCGGCGGTGGTCGCGTACAACCGCTACGCGCACGACATCGACCGCCTCGCGATCCGCTTCGAGACCTTCATCGAAGAGTTCTCGAACATCCTGCAGCGTCAGGCCCAGTAA
- a CDS encoding YqjD family protein, translated as MSEINKEKLMSDIKTVLSDAEDLLKQAASSTGDRAAELREKAMSRLKQAKEKAADVQVVVVEKGKKAARATDDYVHEHPWTSIGVAAGVGVLIGLLINRK; from the coding sequence ATGTCGGAAATCAACAAGGAGAAACTGATGTCGGATATCAAAACCGTTCTCTCGGACGCCGAAGACCTGCTCAAGCAAGCAGCGAGCAGCACGGGCGACCGTGCGGCCGAGTTGCGCGAGAAAGCCATGTCGCGCCTGAAGCAGGCCAAGGAAAAGGCAGCCGACGTCCAGGTCGTGGTGGTCGAGAAAGGCAAGAAGGCCGCGCGCGCGACCGACGACTACGTGCACGAGCATCCGTGGACGTCGATCGGCGTGGCCGCCGGCGTCGGCGTGCTGATCGGCCTGCTGATCAACCGCAAGTAA
- a CDS encoding GspH/FimT family pseudopilin, producing MERGAQPLKHVLQRPGGFTLVELMVAMSLAAGLALYAVPTFDQWRMRERVDARSRALLGALSFARTEATRLGARVTLCRAGRDGVCLRAGERCDPAEWSCEWIVSGQVDGQSRVLRRYPRDAEVAVAGAAHELTFAPPVGQSIGGIRRFELHPRRSVSGADDARASRCVRIAAGGRARLAAGRCDAA from the coding sequence ATGGAACGGGGCGCTCAACCCTTGAAGCATGTGCTGCAACGACCGGGCGGATTCACGCTCGTCGAGTTGATGGTCGCCATGTCGCTGGCAGCGGGGCTCGCGCTCTATGCGGTGCCCACGTTCGACCAGTGGCGCATGCGCGAACGCGTGGATGCCCGCTCGCGGGCGCTGCTCGGGGCGCTGTCGTTTGCGCGTACCGAGGCAACGCGGCTCGGCGCGCGCGTCACGCTGTGTCGCGCCGGGCGCGACGGCGTATGCCTGCGTGCCGGTGAGCGATGCGATCCGGCCGAATGGTCGTGCGAGTGGATCGTCAGCGGGCAGGTCGACGGGCAGTCGCGTGTGCTGCGACGCTATCCGCGCGATGCCGAAGTGGCCGTCGCGGGCGCCGCGCACGAACTGACGTTTGCACCGCCTGTCGGTCAATCGATCGGCGGAATCCGGCGTTTCGAATTGCATCCGCGGCGCAGCGTGTCCGGCGCCGACGATGCGCGCGCGTCGCGTTGCGTGCGGATTGCGGCAGGCGGCCGCGCACGGCTGGCCGCTGGCCGCTGCGACGCGGCGTGA
- a CDS encoding GFA family protein produces the protein MAHPEPMEGGCACGAIRYRIAGVPTDAGFCHCRLCQRTTGAAVVASASVPIDAFEYLRGEPTVYASSAWGERRFCGRCGAQLEYRRSDAPQTVEINYATLDEPSKLRSAWHVWYGDRFPGIEIDDDLPKYDDGGRE, from the coding sequence ATGGCGCACCCCGAACCGATGGAAGGCGGATGCGCGTGCGGCGCGATCCGCTACCGTATCGCCGGCGTTCCGACCGACGCCGGTTTCTGCCACTGCCGGCTCTGCCAGCGCACGACCGGCGCGGCGGTCGTCGCATCGGCATCGGTGCCGATCGACGCATTCGAATATCTGCGGGGCGAACCAACCGTCTACGCGTCGAGCGCATGGGGTGAGCGACGCTTCTGCGGCCGTTGCGGCGCGCAGCTCGAATACCGGCGCTCTGACGCGCCGCAGACGGTCGAGATCAATTACGCGACGCTCGACGAACCGTCGAAGCTGCGTTCGGCGTGGCACGTCTGGTACGGCGATCGTTTCCCGGGCATCGAGATCGACGACGATCTACCGAAGTACGACGACGGTGGCAGGGAGTAG
- the glyA gene encoding serine hydroxymethyltransferase, translating to MFDRAQSTIANVDPEIFAAIEQENRRQEDHIELIASENYTSPAVMAAQGSQLTNKYAEGYPGKRYYGGCEYVDVVEQLAIDRVKQLFGAEAANVQPNSGSQANQGVFFAMLKPGDTIMGMSLAHGGHLTHGSPVNMSGKWFNVVSYGLNENEDIDYEAAEKLAQEHKPKLIVAGASAFALKIDFERLAKIAKSVGAYLMVDMAHYAGLIAAGVYPNPVPHADFVTTTTHKSLRGPRGGVILMKAEYEKPINSAIFPGIQGGPLMHVIAAKAVAFKEALSPEFKEYQQKVVENARVLAETLVKRGLRIVSGRTESHVMLVDLRAKNITGKAAEAALGAAHITVNKNAIPNDPEKPFVTSGVRLGSPAMTTRGFGPAEAEQVGNLIADVLENPEDAATIERVRAQVAELTKRFPVYR from the coding sequence ATGTTTGACAGAGCCCAAAGCACCATCGCGAACGTCGATCCCGAAATCTTTGCAGCGATCGAGCAGGAAAACCGCCGCCAGGAAGATCACATCGAGCTGATCGCGTCGGAAAACTATACGAGCCCGGCCGTGATGGCCGCGCAGGGCTCGCAGCTCACGAACAAGTACGCGGAAGGGTATCCGGGCAAGCGCTACTACGGCGGTTGCGAGTACGTCGACGTGGTCGAGCAACTGGCGATCGATCGTGTGAAGCAGCTGTTCGGTGCGGAAGCGGCGAACGTGCAGCCGAACTCGGGTTCGCAGGCGAACCAGGGCGTGTTCTTCGCGATGCTCAAGCCGGGCGACACGATCATGGGCATGAGCCTCGCGCACGGCGGCCACCTGACGCACGGCTCGCCGGTGAACATGTCGGGCAAGTGGTTCAACGTGGTGAGCTACGGCCTGAACGAAAACGAAGACATCGACTACGAAGCGGCCGAGAAGCTCGCGCAGGAACACAAGCCGAAGCTGATCGTCGCCGGCGCATCGGCGTTTGCGCTGAAGATCGATTTCGAGCGTCTGGCGAAGATCGCGAAGTCGGTGGGCGCGTACCTGATGGTCGACATGGCGCACTACGCTGGCCTGATCGCGGCGGGCGTGTACCCGAACCCGGTGCCGCACGCGGATTTCGTGACGACGACGACGCACAAGAGCCTGCGCGGCCCGCGCGGCGGCGTGATCCTGATGAAGGCCGAGTACGAGAAGCCGATCAACTCGGCGATCTTCCCGGGCATCCAGGGCGGCCCGCTGATGCACGTGATCGCGGCGAAGGCGGTGGCGTTCAAGGAAGCGCTGTCGCCGGAGTTCAAGGAATATCAGCAGAAGGTGGTCGAGAACGCACGCGTGCTGGCCGAAACGCTGGTCAAGCGCGGGCTGCGGATCGTGTCGGGCCGCACCGAAAGCCACGTGATGCTGGTCGACCTGCGCGCGAAGAACATCACGGGCAAGGCAGCAGAAGCGGCGCTCGGCGCGGCGCACATCACGGTGAACAAGAACGCGATTCCGAACGATCCGGAAAAGCCGTTCGTGACGAGCGGCGTGCGCCTGGGTTCGCCGGCGATGACGACGCGTGGCTTCGGGCCGGCGGAAGCCGAGCAGGTGGGTAACCTGATCGCAGACGTGCTGGAGAACCCGGAGGACGCAGCCACGATCGAGCGCGTGCGCGCGCAGGTCGCCGAGCTGACCAAGCGTTTCCCGGTCTATCGCTGA
- a CDS encoding acyl-CoA dehydrogenase, which yields MSAATFHWDDPLLLDQQLTEEERMVRDAAQAYAQDKLAPRVTEAFRHERTDAAIFREMGEVGLLGPTIPEEYGGPGLNYVSYGLIAREVERVDSGYRSMMSVQSSLVMVPIFEFGSDAQKQKYLPKLATGEWIGCFGLTEPNHGSDPGSMVTRAKKVPGGYALSGAKMWITNSPIADVFVVWAKLEENGKDAIRGFILEKGWKGLSAPAIHGKVGLRASITGEIVLDDVFVPEENLMPNVSGLRGPFTCLNSARYGIAWGALGAAESCWHTARQYVLDRQQFGRPLAANQLIQKKLADMQTEITLGLQGVLRLGRMKDEGTAAVEITSIMKRNSCGKALDIARLARDMLGGNGISDEFGVARHLVNLEVVNTYEGTHDIHALILGRAQTGIQAFF from the coding sequence ATGAGTGCTGCAACTTTTCATTGGGACGATCCGCTGCTGCTCGACCAGCAACTGACCGAAGAAGAGCGAATGGTCCGCGATGCCGCGCAGGCGTATGCACAGGACAAGCTCGCGCCGCGCGTCACCGAAGCGTTCCGCCACGAACGCACCGACGCGGCCATCTTTCGCGAGATGGGCGAGGTCGGCCTGCTCGGCCCGACGATTCCCGAGGAATACGGCGGCCCCGGCCTCAACTACGTGAGCTACGGGCTGATCGCGCGCGAAGTCGAGCGCGTCGACTCCGGCTACCGGTCGATGATGTCCGTACAGTCGTCGCTCGTGATGGTACCGATCTTCGAATTCGGCTCCGACGCGCAGAAGCAGAAATACCTGCCGAAGCTCGCCACCGGCGAATGGATCGGCTGCTTCGGCCTGACCGAGCCGAACCACGGCTCCGATCCGGGCAGCATGGTCACGCGGGCGAAGAAGGTGCCGGGCGGCTACGCGCTGTCCGGCGCGAAGATGTGGATCACCAACTCGCCGATCGCCGACGTGTTCGTCGTATGGGCGAAGCTGGAAGAGAACGGCAAGGACGCGATCCGCGGCTTCATCCTCGAGAAGGGCTGGAAAGGCCTGTCGGCGCCCGCGATCCACGGCAAGGTCGGGCTGCGCGCATCGATCACCGGCGAGATCGTCCTCGACGACGTGTTCGTGCCCGAAGAGAACCTGATGCCGAACGTGAGCGGCCTGCGCGGCCCGTTCACCTGCCTGAACTCGGCGCGCTACGGGATCGCGTGGGGCGCGCTCGGCGCCGCCGAATCCTGCTGGCACACCGCGCGCCAGTACGTGCTCGACCGCCAGCAGTTCGGCCGGCCGCTCGCCGCGAACCAGTTGATCCAGAAGAAGCTCGCCGACATGCAGACCGAAATCACGCTCGGCCTGCAAGGCGTGCTGCGCCTCGGCCGGATGAAGGACGAAGGCACGGCCGCCGTCGAGATCACGTCGATCATGAAGCGCAATTCGTGCGGCAAGGCGCTCGACATCGCCCGCCTCGCGCGCGACATGCTCGGCGGCAACGGCATCTCCGACGAATTCGGCGTCGCGCGCCACCTCGTGAACCTCGAAGTGGTCAACACGTACGAAGGCACGCACGACATCCACGCGCTGATCCTCGGCCGCGCGCAGACGGGCATCCAGGCATTCTTCTGA
- a CDS encoding phage holin family protein — translation MTTDTPSQPSGQGPLRRLVGSAIGLLQTRLELVGIELAEEKERLMGVLFLGLAAMMLATMALISLTVLIAIAFWDTYRWQALAAITALYAIGGIVCALKARSGLRDAPTVFEATLAELEKDRDLFRGKP, via the coding sequence ATGACGACAGACACCCCCTCGCAGCCGTCCGGTCAAGGACCGTTGCGCCGCCTCGTCGGCTCCGCCATCGGCCTTCTGCAGACGCGCCTCGAACTGGTGGGCATCGAGCTTGCCGAGGAGAAGGAGCGCCTGATGGGCGTGCTGTTCCTCGGACTCGCCGCGATGATGCTCGCGACGATGGCACTCATCAGCCTGACCGTGCTGATCGCAATCGCGTTCTGGGATACCTACCGCTGGCAGGCGCTCGCCGCGATCACCGCGCTGTATGCCATTGGCGGCATCGTATGCGCGCTGAAGGCGCGCTCGGGCCTGCGCGACGCGCCGACCGTGTTCGAGGCGACGCTCGCCGAGCTCGAGAAAGACCGCGACCTGTTCCGCGGCAAGCCGTGA
- a CDS encoding IclR family transcriptional regulator, with the protein MTLSTIDDTTIDERKFVVALARGLELLRAFRPGETMLGNRDFAERTGLPKATVNRLAYTLTVLGYLRYDETLGKYALDAGVLSLGYALLSGSGTIDLARPHMQALAREVGAAVSLGCRDGLDMIYLETIRSETALTLGLAPGSRLSMLTSSMGRAYLAVQPEDVRRALYAELHRAAGGAADADALVAAAQQAVAEFSANGCCYSFRAWHTDVNAAAVPFREPREGRWLILSCSGPASSMDEDVFRTQVGPQLKALAQRLGQTV; encoded by the coding sequence ATGACACTTTCAACCATCGACGACACCACGATCGACGAGCGCAAGTTCGTCGTCGCGCTCGCGCGCGGGCTCGAGCTGCTGCGCGCCTTCCGGCCCGGCGAGACGATGCTGGGCAATCGCGATTTCGCGGAACGCACGGGGCTGCCGAAGGCGACGGTGAACCGGCTCGCCTATACGCTGACCGTGCTCGGCTATCTGCGCTACGACGAGACGCTCGGAAAGTATGCGCTGGACGCCGGTGTGCTGTCGCTCGGCTACGCGCTGCTGTCGGGCTCGGGCACGATCGATCTCGCGCGGCCGCACATGCAGGCGCTCGCGCGCGAGGTCGGCGCGGCCGTGTCGCTCGGCTGTCGCGACGGGCTCGACATGATCTATCTGGAGACGATCCGGAGCGAGACCGCGTTGACGCTCGGGCTCGCGCCCGGTTCGCGGCTGTCGATGCTGACGAGCTCGATGGGGCGCGCGTACCTGGCCGTGCAGCCGGAGGACGTGCGCCGCGCGCTCTATGCCGAACTGCACCGCGCGGCCGGCGGTGCGGCCGACGCCGATGCGCTCGTCGCCGCCGCGCAGCAGGCGGTGGCCGAATTCTCGGCGAACGGCTGCTGCTATTCGTTTCGCGCGTGGCACACGGACGTGAACGCGGCGGCCGTGCCGTTTCGCGAGCCGCGCGAGGGGCGCTGGCTGATCCTGAGCTGCAGCGGCCCGGCGTCGTCGATGGACGAAGACGTGTTTCGCACGCAGGTCGGGCCGCAACTGAAGGCGCTCGCGCAGCGGCTCGGGCAGACGGTCTGA
- the nrdR gene encoding transcriptional regulator NrdR, whose protein sequence is MRCPFCRHDDTQVVDSRVSEDGAAIRRRRRCSACDKRFTTYERVELNLPAVVKKDGSRTEFDRRKIVASMQLALRKRPVAADAIDAAVARIEYQLLATGEREVRSEKLGELVMNELRGLDTIAYVRFASVYRRFEDVSEFADVIEEFRRASPAKTPRKR, encoded by the coding sequence ATGCGCTGCCCGTTCTGCCGGCATGACGACACGCAGGTCGTCGACTCGCGCGTGTCCGAAGATGGCGCCGCGATTCGCCGGCGCCGTCGCTGCTCGGCTTGCGACAAGCGCTTCACGACGTACGAGCGGGTCGAACTGAACCTGCCGGCCGTCGTGAAGAAGGACGGCAGCCGCACGGAATTCGACCGTCGCAAGATCGTCGCCAGCATGCAACTCGCGCTGCGCAAGCGGCCGGTTGCGGCCGACGCGATCGACGCGGCGGTCGCCCGCATCGAGTATCAACTGCTCGCGACTGGCGAGCGTGAAGTGCGTAGCGAGAAGCTGGGCGAACTCGTGATGAACGAGTTGCGCGGCCTCGATACGATCGCCTATGTCCGTTTCGCATCGGTATATCGCCGGTTCGAGGACGTTTCCGAATTTGCCGACGTGATCGAAGAGTTCCGTCGCGCCTCTCCCGCCAAGACCCCACGTAAGCGCTGA
- a CDS encoding type IV pilin protein, protein MNGRLSRCRSAGFTLIELMIVLAIVAVLAGWGIPSYREHVVRVHRASAVSALYRAAQYLETLDGAPPAALPDALAQAPPDGHAVYRLTLGRPDGDGSPVSYELAATPLDTGPMRDDACGTFTLRSDGTKGNAGSDGADEPGAVCWGVR, encoded by the coding sequence ATGAACGGTCGCCTGTCCCGGTGCCGCTCGGCCGGATTCACGCTGATCGAGCTGATGATCGTGCTCGCGATCGTCGCCGTGCTGGCCGGGTGGGGTATCCCGTCGTATCGAGAACATGTCGTGCGGGTTCACCGTGCGTCGGCGGTGTCTGCGCTGTACCGTGCGGCCCAATATCTTGAAACGCTGGACGGTGCGCCGCCTGCGGCGTTGCCGGATGCGCTCGCGCAGGCGCCGCCGGACGGGCATGCCGTGTATCGATTGACGCTCGGGCGGCCGGATGGCGACGGTTCACCGGTGAGCTATGAACTGGCGGCGACGCCGCTCGACACCGGTCCGATGCGCGACGATGCATGCGGCACGTTCACACTGCGCTCGGACGGGACGAAAGGCAATGCAGGAAGCGATGGCGCCGACGAACCGGGCGCTGTCTGCTGGGGCGTGCGCTGA
- a CDS encoding peroxiredoxin has translation MSLRLGDIAPDFEQESSLGTIKFHEWLGNSWGVLFSHPADYTPVCTTELGLTSKLKGEFEKRNVKVIALSVDGVESHKGWINDINETQSTVVGFPIIADADRKVSQLYDMIHPNANETLTVRSLFVIDPNKKVRLTITYPASTGRNFDEVLRVIDSLQLTDNYKVATPGNWKDGDDVVIVPSLQDPEELKKRFPKGFNAVRPYLRLTPQPNK, from the coding sequence ATGAGTCTGCGTCTTGGCGACATCGCACCGGATTTCGAGCAGGAATCGAGCCTGGGCACCATCAAGTTTCACGAGTGGCTCGGCAACAGCTGGGGCGTCCTGTTCTCCCATCCGGCCGACTACACGCCGGTGTGCACGACCGAACTCGGGCTGACCTCGAAACTGAAGGGCGAATTCGAGAAACGCAACGTGAAGGTGATCGCGCTGTCGGTCGACGGCGTCGAATCGCACAAGGGCTGGATCAACGACATCAACGAAACGCAGTCGACGGTCGTGGGCTTCCCGATCATCGCCGACGCGGACCGCAAGGTGTCGCAGCTGTACGACATGATTCACCCGAACGCGAACGAAACGCTGACGGTGCGTTCGCTGTTCGTGATCGACCCGAACAAGAAGGTGCGGCTCACGATCACCTATCCGGCCAGCACGGGGCGCAACTTCGACGAAGTGCTGCGCGTGATCGATTCGCTGCAACTGACCGATAATTACAAGGTCGCGACGCCCGGCAACTGGAAGGACGGCGACGATGTCGTGATCGTGCCGTCGCTGCAGGATCCGGAAGAGCTGAAGAAGCGCTTCCCGAAGGGCTTCAACGCGGTGCGTCCGTATCTGCGCCTGACGCCGCAGCCGAACAAGTGA
- a CDS encoding PilW family protein codes for MNADRRTCGHTLVEVLIAMTVGLLVLAAAGALYHAQHIAQRRAEDGFRMRDAAATALMLIGQQIQMAGFRPLDGEAASSLPPVFGCSAARVRGSGAQVRCEPARLSSDAVLVRYVGDSVSTWVTVSGQASDCLGQGVGVPGEPAPVENRFDAHVSPSTGEPELYCEGSGRPGTPQPIVAGIDQLRMRYLRRGTTHFVDADTMRADDWRDVVAVHVCVRARGEPTREPTRQVDCDGRVAVAPDGRARLTLDRIIALRNVADASDVALLGATQAREVAR; via the coding sequence ATGAACGCTGATCGCCGTACGTGTGGCCATACGCTGGTCGAAGTGCTGATTGCGATGACCGTCGGGCTCCTCGTGCTCGCGGCGGCCGGTGCGCTGTACCACGCGCAGCATATTGCGCAGCGTCGCGCGGAAGACGGGTTCAGGATGCGCGATGCTGCCGCTACCGCGCTGATGCTGATCGGTCAGCAGATCCAGATGGCAGGATTCCGGCCGCTCGATGGCGAAGCGGCATCGTCGTTGCCGCCGGTGTTCGGCTGTTCGGCAGCGCGCGTGCGCGGTAGTGGCGCACAGGTGCGCTGCGAGCCCGCGCGTCTGTCGTCGGATGCGGTGCTGGTCAGGTATGTCGGCGATTCCGTCTCGACGTGGGTGACGGTGAGCGGCCAGGCGTCGGATTGCCTCGGGCAGGGTGTCGGCGTGCCGGGCGAACCGGCGCCGGTGGAGAATCGCTTCGATGCGCATGTCAGCCCGTCGACGGGCGAGCCCGAACTGTATTGCGAGGGAAGCGGCCGTCCGGGTACGCCGCAGCCCATCGTGGCGGGAATCGATCAGTTGCGCATGCGCTATTTGCGTCGCGGCACCACGCACTTTGTCGACGCCGATACGATGCGTGCCGACGACTGGCGCGATGTCGTGGCCGTGCATGTCTGCGTGCGTGCGCGCGGCGAGCCGACGCGCGAACCGACGCGGCAAGTCGACTGCGACGGCCGCGTCGCCGTTGCACCGGATGGCCGCGCACGGTTGACACTCGATCGCATCATCGCGTTGCGGAACGTCGCCGACGCATCCGATGTTGCGTTGCTCGGGGCAACTCAAGCACGCGAGGTGGCGCGATGA
- a CDS encoding pilus assembly protein: MHFRLARRAWRRDAGLALPAVIAVGAAVAALTGTWFDAALTESRRTRALSDRLIAFHAADAALAACTARLLRGSAPYVNESESHAEPDAWRHMPPLAAAEAFAPFAEWPMAAQPPRCLIEAWRRPARQAGSRAYLVTARGVGAHASSAVWLQHQVVIPDGHIVELRWRRVAAVLR, translated from the coding sequence ATGCATTTCCGACTCGCTCGCCGCGCCTGGCGTCGCGACGCAGGTCTTGCTTTGCCTGCGGTGATCGCGGTCGGCGCAGCAGTCGCGGCACTGACCGGCACATGGTTCGACGCCGCGTTGACGGAGTCGCGCCGTACCCGCGCGTTGTCGGATCGGCTGATCGCCTTCCACGCGGCCGATGCCGCGCTTGCCGCATGCACCGCACGATTGCTGCGCGGCTCGGCGCCGTATGTGAACGAAAGCGAATCGCACGCGGAGCCCGACGCATGGCGACACATGCCGCCGCTGGCGGCTGCCGAAGCGTTCGCGCCATTCGCCGAATGGCCGATGGCCGCGCAGCCGCCGCGATGCCTGATCGAGGCGTGGCGGCGTCCGGCACGGCAGGCCGGCAGCCGCGCTTACCTGGTCACCGCGCGTGGCGTCGGCGCGCACGCGTCGAGCGCCGTCTGGCTGCAACATCAGGTCGTGATACCCGACGGTCATATCGTCGAGCTGCGCTGGCGTCGTGTCGCGGCGGTACTCCGATGA
- the ybgC gene encoding tol-pal system-associated acyl-CoA thioesterase: MRAMTQPTRSPEAPSGFTWPVRVYYEDTDAGGIVFYANYLKFFERARTEWLRACGVDQRRLADDTGAIFIVRSTSLDYRAPARLDDTLTITSRPGRIGRASVEFTQEAWCGNTLLVAGHIRLGCVDRHGIRPAAIPPVVLDALQRGPVIDAGQTGLSTKRA; encoded by the coding sequence ATGCGCGCCATGACTCAGCCTACCCGCTCCCCGGAAGCGCCGTCCGGCTTTACCTGGCCGGTGCGCGTGTACTACGAGGATACCGATGCAGGCGGCATCGTCTTCTATGCCAACTACCTGAAGTTCTTCGAGCGCGCCCGCACCGAGTGGCTCCGTGCATGCGGCGTCGACCAGCGTCGGCTCGCCGACGACACCGGTGCGATCTTCATCGTGCGCAGCACGTCGCTCGACTACCGCGCGCCGGCGCGACTCGACGACACGCTGACGATCACGAGCCGGCCCGGACGCATCGGCCGCGCCTCGGTGGAATTCACGCAGGAAGCCTGGTGTGGCAACACGCTGCTCGTGGCCGGGCATATCCGCCTCGGCTGCGTCGACCGTCACGGCATTCGGCCCGCGGCCATCCCGCCGGTCGTGCTCGACGCGTTGCAACGCGGTCCCGTCATCGACGCCGGGCAGACGGGTTTGTCAACGAAGCGCGCATGA
- a CDS encoding DUF3318 domain-containing protein gives MSQNITGNPSRSHSSRSNWSASQHRALRKELLILRSEVERLEFAEAAAEMRHAVTRFSWLKVFIPGLSTGRFGQSAKNLNASLGQLVNQYPMLSSLASLVLAKPVRSLLRASAGPALKWGTLGFAAWEVYRIWKQSRDERGLDAQND, from the coding sequence ATGAGCCAGAACATCACGGGCAATCCCTCCCGCTCCCATTCGTCGCGATCGAACTGGAGCGCGTCGCAGCACCGCGCGCTCCGCAAGGAATTGCTGATCCTGCGATCCGAAGTCGAGCGGCTCGAATTTGCGGAGGCCGCCGCCGAAATGCGCCACGCCGTCACGCGCTTCAGCTGGCTCAAGGTGTTCATCCCCGGGCTGTCGACCGGCAGGTTCGGCCAGTCGGCCAAGAACCTGAACGCAAGCCTCGGCCAGCTCGTCAACCAGTATCCGATGCTGAGCTCGCTCGCGTCGCTCGTGCTGGCGAAACCCGTTCGCTCGCTGCTGCGTGCGAGCGCGGGCCCCGCGTTGAAGTGGGGCACGCTCGGCTTCGCCGCATGGGAGGTCTACCGGATCTGGAAACAGTCCCGCGACGAACGCGGGCTCGACGCACAGAACGACTGA